gttttctatcatttaaccagtttttaatccacaatataacactacctcctatcccatgactttccaatttcctctggagtctttcatgaggtacttcgaCAAATGCCtttagaaaatccagatacacaatatcgaccgactctcctttatccacatgttcccTCTGACTTGCTTACCATTACCTTATCTCTGGGGCACAGGGGCCAAGGAGGCAGGGGCAATCATCATGCATCCCAGTTATAACATCCGAGAAGGACAATTAGATTAGATTGGGGAGAATCCTGGGATCCCTCAGTGCGTCTTCCTTCTCTGCTTGCACGTCTGCTCATCCAAGACCAGTGGCTGCCAGTCTGAAAACTCCAATAGACTTGTACCCTTTTCCTGTTGTATAACTAGCCTCTATTTAGCTAGCTTCCTGGGAGGGGCTTTCAGCTACACTCCTCTTATCCCTTTTGGTTCCTCAAACCACTGCTTTAGAATTTGCTGTAAGGCAACAACTCCTATACCACCACACAAGTGAACTGCCTCTCCTAAAGCCCATTGGGATCCACTCCCCAGAGTCCAGGCGTTCGCTTTCAACCCAAGCACTCTACAGAAAGGGTAGAGGGCAAAGGGAGTCCTTCCTAAACCCAGCATGAAGTGTTGTTAGCTATAAACCCCTTCTTTTTGATTCCATGGTTTGTCTTTGAAGAGCCATCCCTTTACCCTACTTCTCTGGACATTTTTCGTGGGTGAAGAGTCACTTTCAACCTGGCTATCACCCCATAggcagacttatttatttatttcataaattTGTATCCCGCTTTAAAATCAAAGTGGGTTATAATAAAAGTGTtcacaatataaaaacaaatccATCAGACAATGACGAATAATTAATCTCATAAAACTAAAACACCATTTACAGGCAGGAAGAGCTGTTAAAtacttttacaaaataaaaagtctTCAACAAACGTAGCATTGCTAAGGAAAACCTCCAACGTTCTTGATGTCACTGGTCACAAAtggtgttttgtttatttttatcatTTGTCTTCTGTCTGGCTTTATAGCAGAATCTGCCACATATTAATAACTGAAAGATGTGTAAATGCGATCAGCTTCTGGTGCAAGCTGGATGCCCTCAGTGGCAGGAAGGAGATCAACCCTACAGACCGCTTTGGTTAAACTTGTTTTCTCTACACTTATAGGGGTTTCTTTGTTCCTCCACCTCCGgtggttttcttttgtttcacCACCCATGCCACATCTTAAAACAAATTTGCGTGATTCAAAATAATAATTAACAGGCCAGAGGCCAGCTGAACGGCAGTGCCGCACAGTGTCATGTGGGACAGCCCAGCTTTTGCTGTTGTGGAGGAAGGAGTCTTAGGCACTGCACCACCGCCGTATCTAGTGGCTGTATTTAGTGTAAGATACCAGCTTCCACTGTCGGCTCTCAACAGTCCCTCTTGTAATTCCTCTTGTAGCCTTGCAGAGAACCAGAGGTTAATGGGAGATTGCAGACACTTGGAGGAGCAAGAAAAGAGAGCTATTGGggaaccatctctctgacctcatgtgcaactttctaactcttcctactttcttacctatctatatgttacatctttgctttacacttcactatcaattataatgctctgttacgtgttgtgttgacattgtaagtagtataccatgccatactttgtattgtttttgaatattttttctgctgtaactgtctgttgctcatgtttgatctatttttactgtgcaccgccttgagtgcattccttcaaaaaggcggtaaataaatcctaataaataaaaataaataaattaaacactTGCAGGCTTAAGGAAAGGGGATTAAAGATATAAGATGATAGAGAGACTGAGAAGGtgttggagggtgggggtggacAGAAGCAGGGAATAGATGGGTGAAGGAAGACGTTTGGAGGCAGAGAGGTAGAACAGATGGGGAAGCTGATACAAACTTCTGCATCATTTTTCCATCCTGTTTGTTTCCGGGAAGCCTACTAACAACACTCCTCTTGTAACCCCTGGCAAGCACATAATGCAAGCATTAAAAATGTATACGTCAGTAGACATGCAGAGAACTAAGGCATTGACATTTCTGATTCAGTTTAGTAAGGAACCATATGGGCCTTGCATATGGGGGAAGTAAACTGTTTACTTGGCATGTTTTATGGAAATTACTTCATGAAGTTAGAGGAGATGCAATGAAATCCTCTTTTCCTAGGAATGGAATTGCCAACTGAGAAACCTGATCTGATAGTAAGGATTGAGAGAGAGGAAAACCCATGTGTCAAGGCTCAATGGGATTCAAGAGACAAAACGAGATGGAGAAACTCCTGTGGAGGTAAGTGATGGGACATAATAACTGGAGTTAAGATGATACGTATGAACACTGTAACACATTAAATAGTAGCAGAAAAGAACCAAATTGGCCCATCTACTCTGTCCAGTTGTGATTCTTCTACTTCGTTTGAATTCACATACTCAGCCCACTACCTTCTCTTTAACTTGAACTTTCAATCCCCTTCTCGTCCTTGTCCTCCATATCAGCCACAAGCATGTCCTAAATTTCTGAAAGTACTCGCTTTCAAGCTCATCTCATCTTCCAGCCCCAGATCGAACACTCCACGTCTTATTGCCAAGTTCTCTAATAATCCACATCTACCATAACTAGTGAAGCCAGTATCTAAAACATCTGGCTTCTACACGCTCACTGAAGTTTGGTCATGCCTCGTAAATGATCCCACTTTCTTCTCGGAAGACCAGTGAAATCATACCGCTACTCTTGAGGTCGTTACATCAATGCCTTTTCAGAGGCCCGTTGCAGTCATGCCATTGCTGTTAGGGCTGCTGTTATGATCAGTTTACTCCTTGGCTACCCCTATGACCCGTGGTGCTACTAGATCTTCCACTTTTCCTTCACTTTCTAGAAATAAggattctttgtgtttatcccatgacttttaaaaTCTGTTACCATTTCAATTTCCATCACCCATTGTGGGAGGTGTGAGGAGGTTAAGGATAAGCCCCTAGGAAACAGGGAACATACCTGAGGGGTAGGGTTTCCAGATTCCCTAAGCTTCTAGCTGTCCATCAAAGGAAGGGGTGGTTTCAAGGGATGGTCTTGAAAACCCCTGCAGTTAGAGAggaggaagtggaagggcagggACATGCAGAGCTAGAGGAAGAGCCTCAGCCTAGAATCTCAAAACCCAATCACTGAGGAAAGGCTAGATATGGACTTAGAGGAGGCCTGCAAGCAAAGTTACAGAGGAAGGCCCTCTAAAACTAAAAGCCAGTTTGGAGAGACTTTTGGATAGCATAAAGGTGCTAAGGAAATTGTTACCCGTAACTAAGAGAAAACAGAGTAAgagaaaagagggggaggggcaaagaCTTTATTGGGGTGAGCGGGAGCCCCAAAACATCTGTTGCCAGGCCAATGACCCAGGTGTAACCGGAGAAGAAGAGTGCCCAAAGAAAGAGAATGTATGGATAAAGTGTTGACAACCATAGTTGGAGTGCTGCATGGGCAAATTGACTACTTAAGCTAAAACTGTGTTTACTATTGGAAACTGCCTCACAAGAATTGTTGTAGTGGAGCAGGGCTACTGGAGAGAAACACAGAGCAAGGGAGATCAACTGTGCCAGAGCTGTCTTGCCTGTAACAGAGTATCCACCCCCCAGGTATCCACCCCCTtttcatgaaaaagtattttctgagtATCTTCTTGAGTCTACACTCTTGGAACTTCATCTCATGACCCTTATttcaacaactactactactactactgttactactatttaacatttctagagcgctacaaagtgtacgcagcgctgtacaaacacagaagaaagacagtccctgctcaaagagcttacaatctaaatagacaaaaagtaaagcatttaatatttaagcagtcaagcacaagagaacagtactactactactacttgacatttctaaagcgctactagggttacgcagcactgtcacagtcacagaaggactgaagatgttgaagggtggtcagtgtgatttaTTTCCACTGCAAAAAGGTTTGCTTCTAGTATGTAAATGTCTCTATCTAGGTTTTTTTTGTGGATATGTTTTGttaacctgaggcaatggagggttacgtgacttgctcagggtcacaaggagctgcagtgggaatcaaacccagttccccgggatctcagtctgctgcactaaccattaggctactcctccattcctcaACACTTTTTGAATGCCACTCTTTTGCCCTTTATTTTTGTACCACTTCGCTAATATTCTTGCTAATGAATATACTTCTAATCCCTTATTAAGCAAGTACAGTTTCCTCTTATTCAACTAATTGTCAAACTTTAGTGATTaactggaggaaaagacttcagatgatCGGCTTTCACTTATTAGAAATATTCAGTATGAATGCCGCGGGCTTCCTCATTAGCCAGAAAAACCTCCGGATATTCAGTCACTATTTTATTGGTTGATTTTTACTCTTTTCTTTATCTATATTGGTAAAACTTTTTCTTTAAATATGATATTTGATACTAAATGGGCACTTATCTTGAACGTGGCAAACGTGGTTTGTTCTACAGAGAGCCTCTGTTTCACATttagcttcttcaggagacaaaCCAGTAGCCCTTCAATGTCGTGCCCTGAAACAAATGGTGAACTTAGAGGAATATATTGAAAGCCTCATGAAATTCGTTAAAATTGCATCGTTTTATCAGCATTTAGCGGTTTTAGCCTCCCTTCTTGCTTATCTAGTGCTTTCTTCATTGAAATGAGTGAATCCAATATGGCGCCTGGTTTTTTAAAGGATGCTGACTGGATCCACCAATCAAAAACACTGAAACGCTTGTCAGCATTTAAAGAGACCCCTGGGCTCTAACTTCAACTTACATGGATACGAACAGAATCTTGAGGTTATCAAGTAACTCGTAAGAACATTTTCCATTCCATTTTATTATTTAACCTGGTAGGGATGACTGACCTCAACCTATGTATCCATCGTTGTTCTGACTGGATTAGTTTCCGGTCTCGATCACCCCCTCTAGGAGACTGAGGGATCTGATCTACGACTACACATTGATAAACTTCAAATATATGTTGGACTACCAAACTATGTGCTACAATGGGATTGCCTTGCATTATATGGTGTTTATGTTCACTAAGGAGTTGTTTAAGCACCCTAGTGGTTTTTCCTACATATATTTTCTTACATTTGCAGATCAAAATATATACCACATGTGCACTGTTACAATCCATTGTATatttcagagtggaggagtggcctagtggttagggtggtggactttggtcctgaggaactgagttcgattcctggcccaggcagctccttttgactctgggcaagtcacttaaccctccattgccccatgtaagccgcattgagcctgccatgagtgggaaagcgcggggtaataaaatagatactattggagattctacatggaatgttgctacctttggagattctacatggaatgttgctattccaatagcaacattccatgtagaaggctgcgcaggcttctgcttctgtgagtctgacgtgcaggacgtcagactcacagaaacagaagactgcgcggccacattggtgatctgcaagggctgacttctacatggaatgttgctactattggagattctacatggaatgttgctattccactagcaacattccatgtagaaggctgcgcaggacgtcagactcacagaaacagaagccttcgcggccacattggtgatctgccagggccgacttctacatggaatgttgctagtggaatagcaacattccatgtagaatctcaaatagtagcaacagtggaggagtggcctagtggttagggtggtggactttggtcctggggaactgaggaactgagttcaattcccggcccaggcagctccttgtgactctaggcaagtcacttaaccctccattgcctgccgcattgagcctgccatgagtgggaaaaagtgcggggtacaaatgtaacaaaaataaaaaaatatatatatattgtctgcTATCTAAGGGATTTACGAATGTATCTGTGATTAACATAGAAGAACAGTACAGGCAGGATCCACATTTTTGTGTCCTTTTGTTTCCCCTTGCAGCATGGAAGAAAATAGGTTTTGCAAAGTTTCTCTAAGATTTTTTTCCCTGTTCGTTCCCTGAGGGGAagcgagagcagggcaggcaatgcggcagcattggagaccagcgctggacaaaggcttcagctggtgggggttggggacccccgccaaccaaaCTAGGGGCCCAGAGCCAACTCAGCACAACTGGAGCTGAGTAAGCCGGGGTTGGTGGGGCAGGATGGGTGCAAGGGTGGGCACAAGGCTGAAGATTTGCCTGTGGCATCCAGTGCCCTTGCCCCCAACCCTGTTtacacttacagtggtggaaataagtatttgatcccttgctgattttgtaagtttgcccactgacaaagacatgagcagcccataattgaagggtaggttattggtaacagtgagagatagcacatcacaaattaaatccggaaaatcacattgtggaaagtatatgaatttatttgcattctgcagagggaaataagtatttaatccctctggcaaacaagacctaatacttggtggcaaaacccttgttggcaagcacagcggtcagacgtcttctgtagttgatgatgaggtttgcacacatgtcaggaggaattttggtccactcctctttgcagatcatctctaaatcattaagagttctgggctgtcgcttggcaactcgcagcttcagctccctccataagttttcaatgggattaaggtctggtgactggctaggccactccatgaccctaatgtgcttcttcctgagccactcctttgttgccttggctgtatgttttgggtcattgtcgtgctggaagacccagccacgacccatttttaaggccctggcggagggaaggaggttgtcactcagaattgtacggtacatggccccatccattctcccattgatgcggtgaagtagtcctgtgcccttagcagagaaacacccccaaaacataacatttccacctccatgcttgacagtggggacggtgttctttgggtcataggcagcatttctcttcctccaaacacggcgagttgagttcatgccaaagagctcaatttttgtctcatctgaccacagcaccttctcccaatcactctcggcatcatccaggtgttcactggcaaacttcagacgggccgtcacatgtgccttccggagcagggggaccttgcgggcactgcaggattgcaatccgttatgtcgtaatgtgttaccaatggttttcgtggtgacagtggtcccagctgccttgagatcattgacaagttccccccttgtagttgtaggctgatttctaaccttcctcttgatcaaggataccccacgaggtgagattttgcgtggagccccagatctttgtcgattgacagtcattttgtacttcttccattttcttactatggcaccaacagttgtctccttctcgcccagcgtcttactgatggttttgtagcccattccagccttgtgcaggtgtatgatcttgtccctgacatccttagacagctccttgctcttggccattttgtagaggttagagtctgactgattcactgagtctgtggacaggtgtctttcatacaggtgaccattgccgacagctgtctgtcatgcaggtaacgagttgatttggagcatctacctggtctgtaggggccagatctcttactggttggtgggggatcaaatacttatttccctctgcagaatgcaaataaattcatatactttccacaatgtgattttccggatttaatttgtgatgtgctatctctcactgttaccaataacctacccttcaattatgggctgctcatgtctttgtcagtaggcaaacttacaaaatcagcaagggatcaaatacttatttccaccactgtatgtacacAGATgcgaagcatttgtttacactttcaaacgacaacaaaaccaggggacacaagatgaaggtagaatatggtagatttaaaacaaataggagaaaggttttctttactcagcgtgtagttagactctggaactcgtcgAAGAATGTAgtggcagcagctggccttacggaatttaaagggggtttggacagattcctgagggaaaagtccattgaacattattaatttttttttttttgggggggggtggggggggggggattgccaggttcttgaagctcGGATTGgacgctgtcggagacaggatgctgggcttgatggacccttggtcttttcccagtatggcggtgcttatgcatttaggggcccttttacaaagacgcggtAGACTCTACGTGTGTGCAGTGCACGCCAAAATGAGTACTGCCAGGCTAGCTTGCCCCCGTGGCAGTAATTTCGGATTAGGCGTGCACTCATACCGCTgggagaaattatttttttatttcctattgCGTGTGGCGTTTCtggcattaatcagcagttggcgcaccACGTGTGtggcatatgagcccttaccgctagatcaatggatgcgttaagggctcaggccgtaaatagtcgcatgctggtttcagttttgctgcaggcccttttcccagcccattgaaaaaaaaaaacttttccccAGATGTGgtacccacactactgcaggctactttttgccgtggcttagtaaaaggacccctcagctcTCCATAGCACATTCAGCTCTGAGGGTCTGATTATAGAGCCCAATAACTATTCCTGTATCTCTAGCATATGAAATAATACACCTGGACTTTCTCTGTTATCCAACAGGTTATGAAAATAAGAAGCACCATAAGGAATGTGTTAAAAAAGAGAAAATGCGCAAGACGCTTCCAGAAGCAGAGAAGGCAATGTTTACCTTGGGATCAGAGGGGAGAAAAGACTGGAGGAGAGAATCTCATTCAGGCAAGGAAGGGATCGTTGTTGCAGAACCCGTTTATCAAGACACTACACGATCCCAAATACTCCtctcaaaacaaaaaataaataacaatgcaAGTATTGTGTCTAGGGAGTATCCTAGTGAAAAATCAACATTTAGATATCATTGGGGATCTCCTACAGAAGAGCCACCATTTTCATCCCCTGAATGTGAAGAAAACTTCACAATGAAAGACCATGTTCAACTCCACCAGTTAAGTTACATGGAGGAAAAACCATTTCAATATAATGAAAATGATATGAGCCTAATTAATAAGTCAACTGTAATACAACATGACAAGATCATACCCTGGCTGAATCAAGAGATTCATTCCTGTTATGCTAGGTATGAACAACAGACATTCGACTATACCAACCCTCAAGAGAAACCCTTTGTGTCGACAGAGGCAGGAATAAACTTCATTTGTTGTTCAAGTGTAAACAAATACTCGAGGatacagaaagagaaagagaagcagTTTAAATGCACCGTGTGCGATAAAAACTTCAATCGGAAATCATATCTAAAGACGCACCAAAGAATCCATACAGGAGAAAGACCATTTTCTTGTATGGAGTGTGATAAACGTTTTTGTCAGAAAGGCCATTTACTGAAACATCAGAGGATACATACAGGAGAGCGGCCCTTTACCTGTGCTAAGTGTAGTAAAAGATTCACTCAGAAATCAGATTTAAGAATACATATCaggatccacacaggagagaaaccatttacatgtacagaatgtaataaaagtttcattcGTACATCAAGTCTAACAGCTCACCAAAAGATAcacaaacacagagaaaaaccATTCACGTGCACTCAGTGTGCTAAAACTTTCATGAGGAAATCACATCTAATAACACACCAGAGGACCCATACAGGAGAAAAACCTTTTTCTTGTACAGAGTGTGATAAATGCTTCAGTCAGAAAATACATTTCATGAAACACCAGATGATTCATGCTGAAGAAAAACCCTTTAGGTGTATGAAATGTAATAGAAGCTTCTGTAGAAAGTCAGATCTAACAACGCATGAGGTACTCCATACTGgaaagaaaccatttacatgcacagaTTGTGAGAAAGGATTTATGCGTCTATCAGGTTTAATAAAGCATCGGGGTGTGCACACAAGGGTGGGACAAAAGTCATTTAAATGTACTCAGTGTGATAAAGACTTCAGTCGTAAATCTCATTTAAAAATGCATCAGAGGACCCACACAGGCGAGAAACCCTTTATTTGTAATGAATGTAATAGATGCTTTAGTCAGAAAGGTCATCTTGTGAAACACCAAAGGatacacacaggagagaaacccttTACATGTActaagtgtaataaaagctttggTCACAAATCAGTTCTAAAAATACATGATAGGATCCACACAAAGGAAAAACCATATGCATGTGGAAATTGTGGTAAAACCTTCTATTGTACCTCAAATCTAATCAAACATCAGAGAGTACACAcgagacaaaaagaaaaagcatttGCTTGTGCTGATTGTGATAAAACATTCTATCAAAAATCGGCGTTGAGAATGCATCAGAGCACCCATGTGGGTGAGAAACGATTTACTTGTACAGTATGTGATAAGTGCTTCTCTCACAAAGGACATCTAGCAAAACACTTGCTCAGTCATAGAGAGCATACTCTGGCCTGTGAGTGAGGTGTATTCCTTTTATGGTGTGTGCAAAACTAACTCTTTGCAGAGACCACACTGGAAGATAGCATTAGTACAGTTAAAAATACCATGAACTAAAGTGGAAACATAAAAGTTTGAGAGAAATTTATATGAGCATGCCTTAGAGCACAATCAAGAAACAGAATTGAAATGTTGAATAAAACttacaaatgggggggggggggggaaaaagaagCAGAATGACCTCCCAGTATGCAGGAGAACAACAGAAAAGACAAATATTAGAATTATGGTACGGCTTGAAGCAATAGCAAAAGAGTTGGAATCTGGCTTGAGGAGAGCTCGGACCCTGGGGAATTGCCCAACATTTGGCTCAGTGAATATCTTTCTAAGACCTGGAAAACTTCACAAATCAACTGATCAGACAGCCAGTCCTGTCACCACAATGGTTAGCAACAGAAAGAACATTTCTCCTTCCAAAGGAAAACCTAAGTAACATCCCTAGAAGAGAAAGACTAataatttgtttgtttgtgtaCAAGATGTTCATGGTAATATACCATTGAATTGACTCTAATAACAGGGTGATAGGAGAGCAGTAAGAGGGGAACATGCGGCATTAAAGACTAGTTAAAACTGAATAAAGATATCACGGATAACTGAAAGCTTAGTACATCATAGACTGTATGAAAGTTTATGATATAGAACTATCTTAACATATACAATAATTGTGTAGTCCTGGATTGATCGTGTACATCAAGTTCTCCATGAAGTCATGGCAGACtacactatgggccctgtttactaagctgtgttataggcgcgttagcgtttttaatgtgcgttaaaccATGTACGCTCGTTAACTGTGTaaatgcctacaatatccctataggtgcctacacggtttcCACACGCTAATTGtaagcacgttaaaaatgctaacacgccttagttaACAGGGTCCTATGAATTATGAAGTTGGACAGTTTTTCATTCCTAACATCCAGACCTAGCAAGGCAATTTTTCATGGAGATCCCTTTCACCACTCTTCTTTTGTTTGGCACTaactccctcattctataaaagttaccaaaaattgtgtgtgcaatttaattgataacCAGTTAATTAGCACCTATAATTGACTTTTCTTTAAGAaggaattattggcactgattaggtttaattggcatttatgcacgtaCATTTAGGTGCTGATCTGAAAAaaggggggcacagaaatgggagggttatgtgTGTagcaggggtgttcctaaaattaacgtgcaTTGTTATATAGAGTACCAGTGCCTAATTTAGAGTGTATATCTGCACCATGTTCCCCAGGCAtaagcgctgttctgtaaactgcacctaactttggggccctttttttgctgaaaaatggcctgcactggtataggtgcatgttttggacgcacataggtccatttttttagcgcacctggaaaaaaggcgaggttttttttgtggccgaaaatggacgtgcggcaaaattaaaacaagcCGCGTccgttttcggcctgagaccttactgccacccattgacttggcggtaaggtctcacgcgctaaccgggcagtaagcgtcagtgcgccgggtaagcgccatgcgacaggaaatagaaaatattttctatggtgtgttttggacgtgcgtaaaaaatggaattactgcccgaggCACACGGTAGCTGTGTGGTAGTTCCAGTTGgacgcgcgtaggtgcctacgtgcctgagtgaaagggccccttaagcgcAGCTGagagaatagcgctttttttcagggctgatttttttttttggcactatatatagaGTCTAGCCCTAAATGCACTGAGTATTCTTATTCAGCCCTAATCCTAGAGAGAGGAATGACCACAGGTAAAATTACACCTAATATTTGTAAATTATTTGAAGCTTTACAGTACCagtgatattactactactactaataacatttgtatagcgctaccaggcatacgcagcgctgaacatgacacacacagagacagtccttgctcaaagagcttacaatctaggtaaaaacagACAAGCAAGACATTTACGGGCAAGGAAATTACTGGTAAAGCGGAAcaggtaaagaggaacaggagagaaggagggcggatgagtagggttaggagccaaaggcagtagtgaaaaggtgggttttcagcatagatttaaaaacaacgCTGAGTAGTAAAAAAACTTGTCAAATTACAGGATGACTTTTGGATGAATGTTTCTAAAGCAATTGTCTTTAAAAGAGAATTAACTaaccccccccttttacaaagctgtgctaatgGCTGCTGGTGCGGTAAAGCCAACACAGCCCGTTCAGAGGGAATGGgcagtgtcggcattaccgcatggCAGCtgttagcacagctttgtaaaaaggagggGGTAAAACTAAAACTGAATACCTCTTTTTGACTGAAAATTGTAATATAAATGAACTTAAGCAGGGAGGTGTTTATA
This genomic interval from Microcaecilia unicolor chromosome 1, aMicUni1.1, whole genome shotgun sequence contains the following:
- the LOC115460024 gene encoding oocyte zinc finger protein XlCOF6-like, which encodes MMIIKAAEPQPTQVPVIFEDVAVYFWEEEWEMLEEWQKELYKETMKENYKTLVSLGMELPTEKPDLIVRIEREENPCVKAQWDSRDKTRWRNSCGGYENKKHHKECVKKEKMRKTLPEAEKAMFTLGSEGRKDWRRESHSGKEGIVVAEPVYQDTTRSQILLSKQKINNNASIVSREYPSEKSTFRYHWGSPTEEPPFSSPECEENFTMKDHVQLHQLSYMEEKPFQYNENDMSLINKSTVIQHDKIIPWLNQEIHSCYARYEQQTFDYTNPQEKPFVSTEAGINFICCSSVNKYSRIQKEKEKQFKCTVCDKNFNRKSYLKTHQRIHTGERPFSCMECDKRFCQKGHLLKHQRIHTGERPFTCAKCSKRFTQKSDLRIHIRIHTGEKPFTCTECNKSFIRTSSLTAHQKIHKHREKPFTCTQCAKTFMRKSHLITHQRTHTGEKPFSCTECDKCFSQKIHFMKHQMIHAEEKPFRCMKCNRSFCRKSDLTTHEVLHTGKKPFTCTDCEKGFMRLSGLIKHRGVHTRVGQKSFKCTQCDKDFSRKSHLKMHQRTHTGEKPFICNECNRCFSQKGHLVKHQRIHTGEKPFTCTKCNKSFGHKSVLKIHDRIHTKEKPYACGNCGKTFYCTSNLIKHQRVHTRQKEKAFACADCDKTFYQKSALRMHQSTHVGEKRFTCTVCDKCFSHKGHLAKHLLSHREHTLACE